In Prosthecomicrobium sp. N25, one DNA window encodes the following:
- a CDS encoding MarR family winged helix-turn-helix transcriptional regulator, which produces MDGDDQIDIEAIVRHEPAGHKIELRLWLRVLSCANMISDEIRRRLRAEFDVTLPRFDLLAQLRREPEGLRLGELSKRMMVTNGNITGLVDRLVEEGLVRREPVPEDRRAAVVRMTPDGEAVFARMAAAHESWLGELFGDVEPKLLAELLKDLEVLKASVVRRRSAPD; this is translated from the coding sequence ATGGACGGCGACGATCAGATCGACATCGAGGCGATCGTCCGGCACGAGCCGGCCGGGCACAAGATCGAACTCCGGCTGTGGCTGCGGGTCCTGTCCTGCGCGAACATGATCTCGGACGAGATCCGCCGCCGCCTGCGCGCCGAGTTCGACGTGACCCTGCCGCGCTTCGACCTTCTCGCCCAACTCCGGCGGGAGCCCGAGGGCCTGCGGCTCGGCGAACTCTCCAAGCGCATGATGGTGACCAACGGCAACATCACCGGCCTCGTCGACCGGCTGGTCGAGGAGGGGCTCGTCCGTCGCGAGCCTGTGCCGGAGGACCGCCGGGCCGCCGTGGTGCGCATGACGCCGGACGGCGAGGCCGTGTTCGCCCGCATGGCGGCCGCGCACGAATCCTGGCTCGGCGAACTCTTCGGCGACGTCGAGCCGAAGCTGCTCGCCGAGCTCCTGAAGGATCTCGAGGTGCTCAAGGCTTCCGTGGTCCGCCGCCGCTCGGCTCCGGACTGA